In one Dehalogenimonas formicexedens genomic region, the following are encoded:
- the ccsB gene encoding c-type cytochrome biogenesis protein CcsB, which translates to MDAMQAIFFWASLLSLGLITIGLIVYIANLAAARKNQDAGKTVRQILVFMMWLAFALLSGAIAARWVATGHGPFSSMFEFALAFAWGIVGLGILYWMRYKTLLVSGASSILALALIVFAAFSTGFNPTQSSELVPALQQNFLLSTHVAAAALSYGAFAIGFVTSIMFLMQRKRIIPWMPPPDKLDRISYNTVIVGFPLLTLVIILGALWAHVAWGRYWSWDPKETAALVTWFFYAAYLHTRVVVGWQGARSAALLVVAFLAVVFTFFGNYFFSGLHAFETGG; encoded by the coding sequence ATGGATGCAATGCAGGCAATTTTCTTTTGGGCTTCTTTGCTGTCGCTCGGCCTGATAACTATCGGCCTCATCGTTTATATAGCTAATCTGGCGGCAGCCCGCAAAAATCAGGACGCCGGTAAAACCGTCCGCCAGATCCTGGTTTTCATGATGTGGCTGGCATTCGCCCTTTTGTCGGGCGCTATCGCTGCCCGCTGGGTCGCCACGGGTCACGGCCCATTCTCAAGTATGTTCGAATTCGCCTTGGCCTTTGCTTGGGGCATCGTTGGCTTGGGCATCCTGTACTGGATGCGCTACAAAACGCTACTTGTTTCCGGAGCTTCATCCATCCTGGCGCTGGCTCTCATTGTGTTCGCCGCCTTCAGCACCGGATTCAATCCCACTCAATCCTCGGAGTTGGTCCCGGCGCTCCAGCAAAACTTCCTTCTTTCCACCCATGTCGCCGCGGCGGCATTGTCGTATGGAGCATTTGCCATTGGGTTTGTCACCTCGATAATGTTCCTGATGCAGCGTAAGAGAATCATCCCATGGATGCCACCTCCCGATAAGCTCGATCGGATCAGCTACAATACCGTCATCGTTGGTTTTCCATTACTTACACTGGTGATCATTCTCGGTGCCTTGTGGGCACACGTAGCCTGGGGTCGATACTGGTCTTGGGATCCCAAGGAAACCGCCGCACTTGTCACCTGGTTCTTCTATGCTGCCTATTTGCACACCAGAGTCGTCGTCGGCTGGCAGGGCGCCAGGTCTGCCGCACTCCTGGTGGTCGCGTTTCTGGCGGTGGTTTTCACTTTCTTTGGAAACTATTTCTTCTCCGGTCTTCACGCTTTTGAAACCGGCGGCTAG
- a CDS encoding acetate--CoA ligase family protein: protein MNEKRRSLESLLKPRSVAVIGASRHDGSLGKKIFDNLLESSFKGPVFPINPNAKEIASIKAYPSIFDVPEPVELAVIAVPAEFVLEAAEQCGLKGVKSLVVISAGFAENGKEGVNRQRDLASICRHHGMRLVGPNCMGVLNTDPDVSLNATFSHVFPPRGDIAMATQSGALGLVILEYAKNLNIGLSTFASVGNRADVSSNDLMEYWRDDPDTSVIMLYLESFGNPRKFARLARSISPHKPIVAVKSGRTAQGSKAAASHTGALATVDVAVDALFAQTGIIRVDDLEQLFDVSDVLSRQPLPKGNRIAILTNGGGPGALAADACSAAGLELTHLSAETVAGLRALLPVRASLGNPIDITDVGAAEYRGALSLLAGDNNIDSVIVIFIPPVFACPEEVATVIRDLAPEFRRRGKPLIASFMGQRGCVPGTTLPAGTAGVPSFAFPEAAVHALAKALEYSRQRQKPKGTAPEFLDIDRERAKKIIDSALDGWLEPDTAFSLLQAYGIMTQEIRAAENLERAIDAAQEIGFPVALKIDSTAILHKTEAGGVSLEIGSPEELKQAYDDMMEKMRIAGLIKGIRGVYVQKMAETGTEVIAGINHDAIFGPLILFGLGGIYTELFQDSTVRITPLTDADAKEMVRSVKAYRLLEGFRGAPPADVPAIEELLLRLSALVEDVPRIKEMDLNPVRVFGEGRGYAVLDARIRLGSTERLALPK, encoded by the coding sequence ATGAATGAAAAAAGGCGTTCGCTGGAATCTCTCCTCAAACCCAGGTCCGTTGCCGTAATCGGGGCGTCACGGCATGATGGGAGTCTTGGAAAAAAAATCTTCGATAATTTACTGGAAAGCTCATTTAAAGGTCCGGTATTTCCAATCAACCCTAATGCCAAAGAAATAGCGTCGATCAAGGCGTATCCGTCGATTTTCGATGTTCCAGAACCGGTCGAACTGGCGGTAATCGCCGTGCCGGCTGAATTCGTTCTTGAAGCGGCTGAGCAATGCGGCTTGAAAGGGGTTAAGTCCCTGGTGGTGATATCTGCCGGATTCGCCGAAAACGGCAAGGAAGGCGTCAACCGGCAGCGGGACCTGGCATCCATCTGTCGCCACCACGGGATGAGGCTGGTCGGACCAAACTGTATGGGGGTTTTGAATACCGACCCCGACGTTTCCCTCAATGCCACCTTCAGCCACGTCTTTCCACCTCGGGGAGACATAGCCATGGCAACCCAGAGCGGGGCACTGGGACTGGTGATACTGGAGTATGCTAAAAACCTCAATATCGGGCTCTCGACCTTTGCCAGCGTGGGCAACCGGGCGGACGTATCCTCAAACGACCTTATGGAGTACTGGCGGGATGATCCTGACACCTCGGTCATCATGCTTTACCTGGAATCGTTCGGCAATCCCAGGAAATTTGCCCGGCTGGCCAGATCGATTTCACCCCACAAACCGATAGTCGCCGTCAAGAGCGGGAGAACGGCGCAGGGATCCAAGGCGGCAGCCTCTCACACCGGGGCGCTGGCAACGGTCGACGTAGCGGTTGACGCTTTATTTGCCCAGACCGGGATAATCAGGGTGGACGATCTGGAACAGCTTTTCGACGTTTCGGACGTCCTTTCGAGGCAGCCCCTTCCCAAAGGTAACCGGATAGCTATTTTGACCAACGGCGGCGGCCCGGGTGCGCTGGCCGCCGATGCCTGTTCGGCGGCGGGGCTTGAGTTGACTCACCTTTCGGCCGAAACAGTGGCTGGGCTCAGGGCATTATTGCCGGTACGGGCATCACTGGGAAACCCGATAGACATCACCGATGTCGGGGCGGCGGAGTATCGGGGTGCGCTATCTTTGTTGGCGGGTGATAACAATATAGATTCGGTCATCGTTATCTTCATCCCCCCGGTTTTCGCCTGCCCTGAAGAAGTGGCGACGGTGATCAGGGATCTGGCTCCGGAATTCCGCCGGCGCGGCAAACCCCTGATCGCTTCGTTCATGGGGCAGCGAGGGTGCGTGCCAGGCACAACCTTACCGGCGGGGACGGCCGGGGTACCGTCGTTCGCGTTTCCTGAAGCTGCTGTCCATGCTCTGGCGAAGGCACTGGAGTATAGCCGACAAAGGCAGAAACCGAAGGGAACAGCGCCTGAGTTTCTCGATATCGACCGGGAACGGGCTAAGAAGATCATTGATTCCGCTCTAGACGGATGGCTTGAACCTGATACCGCATTTTCGCTGCTCCAGGCCTATGGCATAATGACCCAGGAAATCCGTGCCGCAGAAAACCTTGAGCGGGCTATCGATGCGGCGCAAGAGATCGGCTTTCCTGTTGCCCTTAAAATCGATTCCACTGCTATCTTGCACAAAACGGAAGCAGGCGGCGTCTCTTTGGAGATCGGGTCACCCGAAGAGCTTAAGCAAGCGTATGACGACATGATGGAGAAAATGCGAATTGCCGGGCTTATAAAAGGCATCAGGGGGGTCTATGTTCAAAAGATGGCGGAGACAGGCACCGAAGTTATCGCCGGAATCAACCACGACGCAATATTCGGGCCGCTGATACTTTTCGGGTTGGGCGGTATTTACACAGAATTGTTTCAGGATTCGACAGTCAGGATTACCCCTTTGACGGATGCGGATGCAAAGGAAATGGTCCGTTCGGTCAAGGCCTACAGGCTTCTGGAGGGATTTCGCGGGGCGCCTCCCGCGGATGTACCTGCAATCGAGGAATTATTACTCAGGTTATCGGCGCTGGTGGAGGATGTGCCACGGATAAAAGAAATGGACTTGAACCCCGTCAGGGTTTTTGGAGAGGGACGCGGCTATGCGGTGCTCGACGCTAGAATTCGATTAGGCTCGACGGAAAGGCTCGCCCTGCCTAAATGA
- a CDS encoding DUF4389 domain-containing protein — protein MIQTATPYPATLSIDYPEKARDRVSVAFRLLLMIPIAIIVSILRGSTLFIAALLMILFRQKYPRWWFDWNLNLTRFNTRVMSFVALLRDEYPSTDEEQSVHLDLVYPDAKQDLGQGMPLVKWFLAIPHYFILVFLGLAAVVCAIISWFAILFTGKMPRSLFDFILGVMRWALRVSAYAFLLITDKYPPFSLEP, from the coding sequence ATGATCCAAACCGCAACCCCCTACCCCGCAACCCTCTCCATCGACTACCCGGAAAAGGCTAGAGATCGGGTCAGCGTTGCTTTCAGGTTGTTATTGATGATTCCCATCGCGATCATTGTTTCGATACTGAGAGGAAGCACGCTGTTTATTGCTGCGTTACTCATGATTCTTTTCAGGCAAAAATATCCCCGGTGGTGGTTTGACTGGAACCTCAACCTAACCAGGTTCAATACCCGGGTAATGTCGTTCGTCGCCTTGCTCAGGGATGAGTATCCGTCGACAGATGAAGAGCAGTCGGTTCACCTTGATCTTGTATATCCGGACGCCAAACAGGACCTGGGTCAAGGAATGCCTCTGGTCAAATGGTTCCTCGCCATACCCCACTATTTTATTCTGGTGTTCCTCGGCCTTGCCGCTGTTGTTTGCGCCATCATCTCCTGGTTCGCCATCCTGTTTACCGGTAAAATGCCCAGATCTCTATTTGATTTTATTCTCGGTGTTATGCGCTGGGCGCTCAGGGTCAGCGCCTACGCTTTCCTTCTGATAACCGATAAATACCCTCCGTTTAGCTTGGAACCATAA
- a CDS encoding DUF3641 domain-containing protein, producing the protein MGTTMLRLDTPDTAFVHWLNSRHLNPSPKTVDSLWLNITSLCNQRCAHCHVRASPDSGIHMTDDIIQQCLRVLEKFQQIRTVDLTGGAPELHPGFERIVGALTEMGKKVVVRHNLTVTLDGNPVTGESKLALPQFFADNQVEILASLPYLEAGPTDAVRGRGVFRKSIESLRLLNAAGYGTRGLALILVVNSDQPLTLSGRIELEQLFKSRLGEFGIMIDGILTVTNLIIGRHAVSLRRRGRLRNTENSLRRSAIELSIERALCRSRLSVGIDGRLYDCDFNFALGLPVGDIFAFDLDRLLARDIRFGEHCYGCIAGAGSG; encoded by the coding sequence TTGGGCACGACTATGCTGCGGCTTGATACACCGGATACGGCGTTCGTCCATTGGCTGAACTCACGGCACTTAAATCCGTCACCGAAGACGGTCGATTCCCTGTGGCTGAATATCACTAGCCTCTGCAATCAACGCTGCGCCCACTGCCATGTCCGGGCTTCGCCAGACTCCGGAATCCACATGACAGATGACATCATTCAGCAGTGCCTTAGGGTTCTCGAAAAATTCCAACAGATCAGAACCGTGGATCTCACCGGCGGCGCCCCGGAACTTCATCCCGGATTCGAACGGATTGTCGGTGCGCTCACGGAGATGGGTAAAAAGGTGGTTGTCCGTCATAATCTGACTGTTACCCTCGATGGCAATCCGGTTACGGGCGAATCAAAGCTGGCGCTGCCGCAGTTTTTCGCTGACAACCAGGTGGAGATTTTAGCGTCCCTGCCGTATTTGGAGGCGGGACCGACCGATGCCGTCAGGGGGCGCGGGGTTTTCCGAAAAAGCATCGAGTCCCTGCGGCTGCTGAACGCGGCCGGCTACGGAACTCGTGGATTGGCTCTGATCTTGGTTGTGAACTCGGACCAGCCGCTGACCCTCTCCGGCAGAATTGAGCTCGAACAGCTTTTCAAAAGTAGGCTGGGCGAATTTGGCATCATGATTGATGGAATCTTGACCGTGACCAACCTGATTATCGGGCGGCATGCCGTCTCCCTTCGGCGCCGGGGCAGACTACGTAATACTGAAAATAGCCTGCGCCGGTCAGCCATTGAATTGTCAATTGAACGCGCCCTGTGCCGGTCGCGCTTGAGCGTCGGGATCGATGGCCGGCTTTATGACTGTGATTTCAACTTCGCGCTCGGATTACCCGTAGGAGACATTTTCGCCTTCGACCTCGATCGGCTATTGGCCCGCGATATCAGATTTGGGGAGCATTGCTATGGCTGTATTGCAGGGGCAGGCAGTGGTTGA
- the rd gene encoding rubredoxin, which translates to MTKYRCTICGYTYDPAAGDPDGGIKPGTPFEDIPDSWACPVCGATKDLFVKA; encoded by the coding sequence ATGACCAAATATCGATGCACAATCTGCGGATATACGTATGATCCCGCCGCCGGTGATCCCGATGGCGGCATAAAGCCGGGTACGCCCTTTGAGGATATACCGGATAGCTGGGCTTGTCCGGTGTGTGGCGCTACCAAGGACCTGTTCGTCAAGGCGTAA
- the resB gene encoding cytochrome c biogenesis protein ResB produces MNYIKSAFNWFVRLFSSVRFALWIILLLAIVSLAGTLLRQIPAQLLGDPALKQAWMEQVAQPHYGSFWSAVFNGLGLFDVFHSAIFLILGSLLIIAIAVCSLKRMPSLIKTSRGVDLESATRLLEKGSATRSSSKIPAPENVANVRGFLTKRGYRIRTQETPEGKVFVADKNRFAPWGTYAIHLSLILLTAGYLVGSAKGYSNDAFIVTEGETRAIGSPYDASIKLVDFQADFYEDGSPKDYRSDVQIIVAGQIVKEGTIRVNYPLSYGNLNIYQSFYGPAITLGVSDSNGNQIFNGFIDLSDPFTVEGITRNSGTIDLTANGVFVFVISSAGPGDPIVPDGSVRLEFYTASPDTGGEFLDSMDIQIGSTTEFQGLEFSPSALIEFSGFQLREDPGLNLIWASFILFMLGLGLVFYFPHRQMVVGIYSDPKGSRTAYHILGKKNQAAVDEMETFAKVIGATGQIQPKNTERKK; encoded by the coding sequence TTGAACTATATCAAGTCGGCGTTTAACTGGTTCGTGCGATTATTCAGTTCCGTCAGGTTTGCCCTCTGGATTATCTTGCTTCTCGCCATCGTCAGCCTTGCCGGTACCCTCCTCAGGCAGATCCCCGCCCAATTGCTCGGCGACCCGGCGTTAAAGCAAGCGTGGATGGAACAAGTTGCCCAACCGCATTACGGCTCTTTCTGGTCTGCCGTATTTAACGGTTTGGGTTTATTCGACGTGTTCCATTCAGCCATATTCCTGATTCTCGGAAGCCTTCTTATCATCGCCATCGCTGTTTGCTCTCTAAAACGGATGCCCAGCCTCATCAAGACCAGCCGGGGCGTTGATTTGGAGAGCGCGACCCGCCTCCTTGAAAAAGGCAGCGCAACCCGTTCTTCCAGCAAAATTCCCGCCCCGGAGAATGTCGCCAACGTCCGCGGGTTCCTGACGAAACGTGGCTACCGTATAAGAACCCAGGAAACACCGGAAGGCAAAGTATTTGTCGCCGATAAAAACCGTTTTGCCCCATGGGGCACCTACGCCATCCATCTTAGCTTGATCCTTTTAACCGCAGGGTACCTCGTCGGAAGCGCCAAAGGATATTCCAATGACGCCTTTATCGTTACCGAAGGGGAGACCAGGGCAATCGGGTCGCCCTATGACGCGTCTATCAAACTTGTCGACTTCCAGGCTGATTTTTACGAAGACGGCAGCCCTAAAGACTATCGGAGCGATGTTCAAATCATAGTCGCCGGCCAAATAGTCAAAGAAGGCACGATACGCGTTAACTACCCTTTGAGTTACGGCAATCTGAATATCTACCAATCTTTTTATGGACCCGCCATAACCCTGGGGGTATCAGACTCAAACGGTAACCAGATTTTCAATGGGTTTATCGATCTGTCTGACCCATTCACCGTTGAAGGCATCACCCGTAACTCCGGGACCATCGATCTCACAGCCAATGGTGTTTTCGTTTTTGTCATCAGCTCGGCTGGACCCGGAGACCCGATCGTCCCCGATGGAAGCGTGCGCCTCGAATTTTACACCGCCTCGCCGGATACCGGGGGCGAGTTCCTTGACTCCATGGACATTCAGATCGGCAGCACCACCGAATTTCAGGGACTGGAATTCTCCCCGAGCGCCTTGATCGAATTCTCCGGTTTCCAATTACGCGAGGATCCCGGATTGAATCTCATCTGGGCATCTTTTATCTTGTTCATGCTGGGGTTGGGACTGGTTTTCTACTTCCCCCATCGCCAGATGGTCGTGGGTATCTATAGCGATCCCAAAGGGAGCCGTACCGCGTATCACATCCTCGGTAAGAAAAACCAGGCAGCCGTCGACGAGATGGAGACTTTTGCTAAAGTGATCGGAGCCACCGGCCAGATCCAACCCAAAAATACGGAGAGAAAAAAATAG
- a CDS encoding TIGR04283 family arsenosugar biosynthesis glycosyltransferase, translating to MTLFSVIIPTLNEQSIIGQCIDGVRKLGPDVEIIVADSGSTDSTTEIARGRGAKVISSSPGRGGQMNAGAAVAGGDILVFLHADTFLPEGAFARLAAFFRDPQTEIGVFHLKFDSRHWLLKLLERLSGVRPYWFRFGDSSITVRRTVFMELGGFPDQPLFEDLEFLRKANRKTRVILFPLYVTTSARRFTHTGICRQTFRNILLTLHYLAGAAPKGLSLAYERTSDRASKCFLMMMVRYPEPGKVKSRLASGVGEKSAAKIYRFCAESLFGAAAALPDAIARYLYCAEASDCGRISSWAGGRFESLAQPEGDLAVRLTAGFDMAFAKSAAMVVIIASDIPDLRPRHIKTAFAALEEKDVVLGPSPDGGFYLIGLKRSSPFLFKNIAWSSSSVLAQMQGNIRAAGLSVEILPELLDIDTLEDWIMWKAGRDGNNRQPEIGDTFGHDYAAA from the coding sequence ATGACCCTTTTCTCCGTAATCATCCCAACTTTGAACGAACAAAGCATTATCGGTCAGTGTATAGATGGTGTCCGCAAACTCGGTCCGGACGTTGAAATCATCGTTGCCGACAGCGGCTCCACCGATTCTACGACCGAGATTGCCCGCGGCAGGGGCGCTAAAGTTATTTCCTCTTCGCCTGGCCGCGGCGGTCAGATGAATGCCGGCGCAGCGGTAGCCGGGGGTGATATCCTCGTCTTTTTGCATGCCGATACCTTCTTGCCCGAAGGCGCCTTTGCCCGGTTGGCAGCCTTTTTCCGGGACCCCCAAACAGAAATCGGCGTGTTCCATCTTAAGTTCGATTCCCGCCACTGGCTGCTAAAGTTATTGGAACGGCTTTCCGGGGTGAGGCCGTACTGGTTCCGGTTCGGGGATTCATCGATTACCGTCCGCCGCACCGTTTTCATGGAGCTGGGCGGTTTTCCCGATCAGCCTCTTTTTGAGGACCTTGAATTCTTGCGTAAAGCTAACCGTAAGACCCGGGTAATACTCTTCCCGTTATATGTGACCACATCGGCGCGCCGGTTCACGCATACCGGAATCTGCCGCCAAACGTTTCGAAACATCCTGTTAACGCTGCACTATCTGGCCGGTGCCGCGCCCAAAGGTTTGTCCCTCGCCTACGAGCGTACCTCCGATCGCGCCAGTAAGTGTTTTCTGATGATGATGGTGCGTTATCCGGAACCCGGGAAGGTCAAATCCAGACTAGCTTCAGGTGTGGGTGAGAAGTCCGCGGCAAAAATCTACCGCTTTTGCGCGGAGTCTCTTTTTGGCGCTGCCGCCGCGCTGCCCGATGCTATCGCCAGGTACCTTTATTGTGCCGAAGCCTCCGATTGCGGCCGCATTTCATCTTGGGCGGGCGGCAGATTCGAAAGCCTTGCCCAACCAGAGGGGGACCTTGCGGTCCGGCTTACCGCTGGATTCGACATGGCTTTTGCCAAAAGTGCGGCCATGGTAGTGATCATCGCCAGCGATATCCCGGACCTCAGACCACGCCACATAAAGACCGCGTTCGCTGCTTTAGAGGAAAAAGATGTTGTGCTTGGCCCGTCTCCGGATGGCGGCTTCTACTTGATTGGCCTGAAACGGTCTTCACCTTTTTTGTTCAAGAACATCGCCTGGAGTTCATCCTCGGTTTTGGCCCAGATGCAGGGTAATATAAGGGCAGCGGGGCTTTCGGTCGAAATTCTGCCAGAGCTGCTAGATATAGATACTTTAGAAGACTGGATCATGTGGAAGGCTGGCCGGGACGGGAATAACCGTCAACCGGAAATCGGAGATACCTTTGGGCACGACTATGCTGCGGCTTGA
- a CDS encoding CoA-binding protein, with protein MRVTKTEKEILSKYKTVAVVGASPDPERHSNAVMAYLIASGYKVIPINPTVESVLGRKTYPDLPSVPEKIEVVDVFRASDKVMPTVDEAIGIGAKVVWFQEGVINEEAAEKARQAGLIVIMDKCIAKAHAAFTGATH; from the coding sequence ATGCGGGTAACCAAGACCGAGAAAGAAATTCTCTCCAAATATAAGACGGTCGCCGTTGTCGGGGCATCGCCTGATCCAGAGCGCCATTCCAACGCGGTCATGGCCTATTTGATCGCCTCGGGATACAAGGTTATTCCGATCAATCCGACGGTTGAATCCGTCCTGGGGAGAAAAACCTATCCGGATTTGCCCTCGGTACCAGAGAAGATAGAGGTGGTGGATGTATTCCGGGCGTCAGACAAGGTGATGCCTACAGTTGATGAAGCGATAGGCATCGGAGCCAAAGTCGTTTGGTTTCAAGAAGGCGTGATCAATGAGGAAGCGGCGGAAAAAGCCAGGCAGGCCGGCTTGATCGTCATCATGGACAAATGCATCGCCAAGGCTCATGCCGCTTTCACCGGCGCCACCCACTAA
- a CDS encoding 2-oxoacid:acceptor oxidoreductase subunit alpha, translating into MVVDLNILIGGEAGQGVQSIGSVVARTMLRGGYEIFADQDFESRIRGGHSFTRVRVSGHPVASAIDPIDILVALNAETVEIHRKDLQPGGVIIYDGAKTGLKPQNSIIALDIPLETIAADTSGNVLMSNTVAAAATLGLLGYSFDVLADVLRQEYGRHGVKMVDDNIKAGQAGYDFGTVNRPAGFQLRLKEGKPSGKMLVTGHEALALGVLAAGCKFVAGYPMTPTTPILEFLASRGREFGLHVIQAEDEISAANMVVGAAYAGVRAMTGTSGGGFCLMVEALSLAGMTETPMVVVLGQRSGPSTGLPTRTEQGDLLFALHAGQGEFPRAILAPVDAEGAFWAAVKAFNLAEKYQTPVLIMTDHDLGNSSYLMTKPDLSKVVIDRGDILSDEEAEKAEDYRRYAFTKAGISPRAFPGQGKALVVADSDEHNERGHIVEAGEERVKMMDKRMRKNTGLAKEIEGPTIRRRENAKLNLIGWGSTAGAIAEAGGILETMGVNASVVQFNELWPFPAEAVTKVLGGANKNIVIENNYTGQLEKLIRSETGIAADARIHKYDGRAFTAEYIVNALKEEGLL; encoded by the coding sequence ATGGTTGTTGATCTGAATATATTGATCGGCGGGGAGGCGGGACAGGGGGTTCAATCAATAGGATCTGTTGTCGCCCGAACCATGTTGCGCGGCGGCTACGAAATATTTGCCGATCAGGATTTTGAATCCAGGATTCGCGGCGGACATTCCTTTACCAGGGTTAGGGTAAGCGGGCACCCTGTAGCTTCGGCAATTGACCCTATCGATATCCTGGTGGCTCTGAATGCCGAGACGGTAGAAATTCATCGGAAAGATCTGCAGCCGGGAGGAGTTATTATTTATGACGGCGCAAAGACGGGCTTAAAACCACAGAACTCCATCATCGCCCTCGACATTCCTCTCGAAACAATCGCTGCCGACACTTCCGGCAACGTCCTGATGAGCAATACGGTTGCAGCAGCGGCAACGCTCGGTTTGCTGGGGTACAGTTTCGATGTCTTGGCCGATGTCCTCCGCCAGGAATACGGACGCCATGGTGTCAAGATGGTGGATGACAATATCAAAGCCGGACAAGCCGGGTATGACTTCGGGACTGTCAACCGGCCTGCCGGCTTCCAACTTCGCCTCAAAGAAGGCAAGCCTTCAGGCAAGATGCTGGTTACCGGGCATGAGGCGTTGGCTTTGGGCGTTCTGGCCGCGGGATGTAAATTTGTAGCCGGTTACCCCATGACGCCGACGACTCCGATACTTGAATTTCTGGCCTCCAGGGGTCGCGAATTTGGCCTCCACGTCATCCAGGCGGAAGACGAGATATCAGCTGCCAACATGGTTGTGGGGGCGGCATATGCGGGGGTTCGGGCGATGACGGGGACCTCCGGAGGCGGTTTTTGCTTGATGGTAGAAGCCCTCTCATTGGCAGGAATGACCGAAACGCCGATGGTGGTCGTTTTGGGACAGCGTTCAGGCCCGTCTACAGGACTGCCGACGAGAACCGAGCAGGGAGATCTACTATTTGCCCTTCATGCCGGGCAGGGTGAGTTTCCCAGGGCTATCCTGGCTCCCGTCGATGCCGAAGGGGCGTTTTGGGCCGCCGTTAAAGCGTTTAACCTGGCTGAAAAGTACCAGACTCCCGTGTTGATTATGACCGATCATGATTTGGGCAATTCCTCATACCTGATGACAAAACCGGATTTATCGAAAGTCGTTATCGACAGAGGTGATATCCTTTCTGATGAAGAAGCGGAGAAAGCTGAAGACTACCGGCGGTATGCCTTCACCAAAGCCGGTATTTCGCCGAGGGCGTTCCCGGGACAAGGTAAAGCCCTGGTTGTCGCCGACTCCGATGAACATAACGAACGGGGTCACATCGTCGAGGCCGGAGAAGAGCGGGTCAAGATGATGGACAAACGCATGCGCAAAAACACAGGTCTTGCGAAAGAGATCGAAGGGCCGACTATCCGGCGCCGGGAAAATGCCAAGTTGAATCTTATTGGCTGGGGAAGCACGGCGGGCGCTATCGCCGAGGCGGGCGGAATTCTCGAAACCATGGGGGTCAATGCATCCGTGGTTCAGTTCAATGAGCTTTGGCCATTCCCGGCTGAAGCAGTGACCAAGGTTCTCGGGGGAGCAAATAAGAACATCGTTATCGAGAACAACTATACCGGACAATTGGAAAAACTGATTCGGTCAGAGACCGGTATTGCGGCTGACGCACGGATTCACAAATACGATGGCCGGGCTTTCACCGCAGAGTATATCGTTAACGCCCTGAAAGAGGAGGGCTTGCTGTGA
- a CDS encoding thiamine pyrophosphate-dependent enzyme, which yields MKVDIKEYAPGSESAWCPGCGNFGILRSVNKALVGLGLHPHQVLLVSGIGQSGKMPHYTTANVFNGLHGRPMPAAIGAKMANRELNVLVISGDGDGYGEGGNHFMHAMNRNPDLTYLVHNNQVYGLTKGQVSPTTDAGVTSKLNPEGAFHALRPLAVAVACDCSFVARGFAGEIDHLAQLIEQGVRHKGFALIEVLQPCVSFNKKNTYEWYQDRVYKLGETKYDPTDSAAAFQKALEWGDRIPIGVIYKHEREIFEDYVGVSQQTPLVRQSIDPLAVEKLFEAFT from the coding sequence GTGAAAGTTGACATAAAGGAATATGCTCCTGGTTCGGAAAGCGCCTGGTGCCCGGGTTGCGGGAATTTTGGAATTTTACGCTCAGTGAACAAAGCTCTGGTCGGTTTGGGTCTGCACCCGCATCAGGTGTTGCTCGTATCGGGGATCGGGCAGTCGGGCAAGATGCCGCATTATACGACGGCTAACGTGTTCAACGGGCTTCATGGCAGGCCGATGCCCGCCGCGATCGGGGCAAAAATGGCTAATCGTGAACTCAACGTCCTTGTCATCTCCGGCGATGGCGATGGCTACGGCGAGGGCGGCAACCATTTTATGCATGCTATGAACCGCAATCCCGATCTGACTTATCTGGTGCACAATAACCAGGTTTACGGTTTGACCAAGGGCCAGGTATCGCCAACCACCGACGCGGGAGTCACCAGCAAACTTAACCCCGAGGGCGCCTTTCACGCGCTTAGACCGTTGGCGGTAGCGGTGGCGTGTGATTGCTCGTTCGTGGCGCGCGGGTTTGCCGGCGAAATTGATCACCTGGCGCAGTTGATCGAACAAGGAGTGAGGCATAAGGGCTTCGCCCTCATCGAGGTGCTCCAACCATGCGTGAGCTTCAATAAAAAGAACACCTATGAGTGGTACCAGGACAGGGTTTACAAGCTAGGGGAAACCAAATACGACCCCACTGATTCGGCTGCCGCGTTTCAGAAAGCGCTCGAATGGGGTGACCGAATACCGATAGGGGTCATTTATAAACACGAGCGTGAGATATTTGAAGATTATGTAGGTGTCAGCCAGCAGACTCCGTTGGTTAGACAATCTATCGATCCTCTGGCTGTCGAGAAGTTGTTCGAAGCTTTTACCTGA